The following nucleotide sequence is from Ferruginibacter lapsinanis.
AAAAGAGAAAGAAAAGATATTAAAAGAAAGCCCAAGTGCATACACGTCTCCTATCGGGCTACCTATAATGAATTCAATGATGTAAAGTTGTTTCAATAGTTATGTTGAAGTTGAAACCAAAAAGGAATCCTGTCGTAAATGACGGGGTTCTTTTTTTATTGGTAAAAGGTATAAAAAATACTTTGAGGTTAAGTTTGTAAATTACAAACGAATCGGATCTAATAATAGAAAATAAAAGAAGTATGAAATTTCAGGTGTTTAGTGAGTTAGAATATATAGTGCCGGTTCCAACCACTTTTATTTTCAACCTGCATGCAGCCCGAACCTCCCATCAAACGGTTATTGAAGAAACATTAACCATTGACCCGGTTTATCAGTGTAAAGAATTTTCTTCGGCTAATAGGGAGTCGAGGTTTACACAACTCTGCGTAAATGATAAGATAAATTTCAAAATAACCTATAGTGCTATTGTAGACCTTCACTATAATAAAATAGATCCTCAACAATTATCGCCTGCAGTTTCTGTTATGGATTTAGATCTGGATGTAATACAATACCTCTATCCAAGCCGGTATTGCCAGTCAGACAAATTAGAAAGATTGGCCCGAAAAGAATTTGATCATCTGGAAAATGAATATGAAAAAGTGCTGGCTATCAACGAATGGATATATAACAATGTTGAATATATAGGAGGGTCCACCAACTCTGGAACCTCTGCACATGATACACTAACAGAACGTGTGGGTGTATGCAGAGATTTCGCTCATCTGGCCATAGCTTTATGCAGGGCAATTTCTATTCCTGCACGCTATTTTACAGCATATGCATATAATTTGTTTCCGCCGGATTTTCATGCCTGCTTCGAAGCTTATATTGGTGGACAATGGGTGTTTTTCGATCCTACCAAATTGGTTCCTGCAAACGGGATAATAAAAATATCTAATGGAAGAGATGCTGCCGATGCCTCAGTGGCAACAATTTTCGGAGAGACAACCTGCACTTCAATTATTGTAAAATGCGAATCCTTAGATCCGGCCTATAAACCTTATTATATACATAATTCGGATCCGAATGAAAAATATATGTGATAGTTGTATGCAGGCAATATATATTAAGCCTGCTTAAACATCATCAACAACATTTTGTACAGATCCGGATGCTTTTGCTGCAACAGGTCTGGTCGTTCAAAAAAATATTCAGCTACTACAGCAAAAAATTCTGTTTGATTGGTGTAAGCATATACATTAATATCTGAGCGATTGGCAGCAATTTTTTTCATTTCCTGGTGGATCATATCCAGCCATGGTATTACATATTGTTGATTCATCAATAATTTCGGGACCCCATCCGTTTCTCCATCCATCTTGTCGATCAAATGTACAAACTCATGAATAGCAGTGTTATTCTTATCTGTTCTGTTATCAAAACCCAATTCAAGAGCCGGTTTGGAAAGTAACATTTTTCCTTCCAGGTATCCTGTGCCTACCATGCCTAAAATGTCACGCCCTTGTCCGGTACTGGAAAAATTCATATCAATTGCATCGGAGTATAATAACACTTCCTGTAAATTATAATATCGCCAACCTTTAAAATGAAATACAGGAATGACAGCACTTGAAGCAACCAGCAGTTTATCAGTTTCTGTTATACCCGTATCAACACCTGTAATTTTTACAGAGGCTAAAAAATATTTAACTTCTTCTATAAAACGAGTTTTTTCTTCTACTGATAATCTTGAAAAAAATAACACCTGCTTTTCAAGGTCATCGGTATTTATTGAAATAGTGTTGAGGTCTATTTTCTTTTTTGGTTGAAAAAAATAGATTGTCCCTATAATAATGGCGATAAAAAGCAAAAAAGGAATCATCTTGTAATTTAATCAATCGGTTTTGAATCAGTTGTGCGGAAATGATTGTTTTCACAAACTAACTTTACTGACCGGAAAGAAACCAGTGATTTTTAATTTACTTTTGCACCTCCATCGTTTAAAAACACATAATGAAAAACACTCCCTTTACAGAAAAACATATAGCCCTTGGCGCTAAAATGGCCGAGTTTGCCGGATATAATATGCCTATCAGTTATTCGGGCATTAATGATGAACATGCTGCCGTACGGAACAATGCCGGCGTATTTGATGTGAGCCATATGGGAGAATTTGTTTTAAAAGGAGAAAATGCATTGGATCTGATCCAAAGAGTAACCAGTAATGATGCGGCTAAATTAACAGCCGGAAAAATTCAATATAGTTGTTTGCCTAATGATGTAGGAGGTATTGTAGATGATCTTTTAGTGTATTGTTTGGAAGAAAATAAGGCATATATGTTGGTGGTAAATGCCAGTAATATTGAAAAGGATTGGAACTGGATCACTAAGCATAATGATAGGAATGTAGAAATGCATAATATCAGCGACAAGACTTGTTTGCTGGCAGTGCAAGGTCCCAATGCCTGTAAAATTTTGCAATCACTAACAGATAAGGATATCCTTAATTTAACGTATTACACATTTACGAAAGGAACATTTGCCGGAGTAGAAAATGTATTGATAAGCGCCACAGGATATACAGGAGCAGGAGGCGTAGAAATTTATTTTGAAGATAAAGGAGATGACGCAGCTAAAATTTGGGATGCCATTTTTGCAGCAGGGGCGGCAGATGGAATTAAGCCCATCGGTTTAGGAGCAAGAGATACTCTTCGTTTAGAAAAAGGGTTTTGTTTATATGGCAATGATATCGATGATACCACATCACCGTTAGAAGCGGACCTGGGATGGATCACCAAATTCAATAAAGAGTTTACCAATAAAGCGTTTTTTGAAAAACAAAAAGCAGCAGGTGTTACAAAAAAGCTCGTTGGCTTTGAATTGTTGGAGAGAGGTATTGCCCGTCATGATCACATGATAAAAGACTTTGAAGGAAATACCATAGGAAAAGTGACCTCTGGTACACAGTCTCCTACCCTCGGAAAGCCAATAGGGTTGGGATATGTAGATGTTAAGTATGCTGCCATTGACAGTGAGATCTATATTCCTATCCGTAATACTTTGTTAAAGGCAAAAGTGGTAAAAGTTCCTTTTGTGTAAAGCAGCAAAATTGTATGTCTACCATTCATCTTACAACATTTATCGCCGCACCTATAGAAAGAGTATTTGATTTGAGCAGAAGCATCAATTTGCATAAAATTTCTACAGCAGGCACACACGAAGAAGCTGTTGGCGGAACTACCAATGGGTTGATCAATGAAGGAGAGACCGTTACCTGGAGGGCAAAACATCTTTTAAAAATAAGATTGTTTACTTCACAAATAACGAAAATGACTTCCAATGAATTTTTTTGTGATGAGATGATAAAGGGAGATTTTAAAAACTATAAGCACGAACATCATTTTAAAGCCATCGATAATGGCACTATAATGATTGATATACTTGAATTTGAGAGCCCATATGGTAAAATAGGCAAATTGTTTAACCAATTATATCTTACCGACTATTTAAAAACGCTGTTGATAAATCGCAATAATATCATTAAAGAATATGCCGAAACTCAAAAGTGGAAAGCCATATTAAATTAATATTTTTACAAAAAAGTACAATTTGCAAAAACCAACATTACACACCTGTCTTTCACCAGCTTTATTAAGTCAATACGATGTGAGTAATAGCATAGTGGTGATCATTGATGTATTCAGGGCTACCTCCACCATCGCATCTGCATTGCGTAATGGGGCAAAATGTATAATACCAGTAGATGAAGTGGCCAAAGCTATCGACATCAGTAAAAAAATAGGTGGTATTGCTGCCGGTGAAAGAGATGGGCAAATAGCCGAAGGACTGCAACACGGAAACTCTCCATTAGAATATACGCCTGATTTTATCGGAGGAAAAACATTGGTATTGACAACAACCAATGGCACCAAGCTATTACACATGGCTTTGGATAAACAGGCTGATACCATTATCACAGGCTCTTTTCCTAATTTATCATCAGTATGTAATTATTTGCTGAGAAAAAATAAGAATGTTTTGCTTGGTTGTGCCGGGTGGAAAGATCGCTTCAACATTGAAGATACTTTATTTGCCGGGGCAGTTATCAGCAGAATTAAAGAAAACTTTACCATTCACTGCGACAGTTCTTTAATGGCAAATATTCTCTACGAACAAAATAAAAATGACCTGATAGGCTTTGCTCCAAATCTTACCCACTATCATCGCCTGGTAGACAGGTTTGGTTTGATAGAAGATATCCGTTTTTGTTTAACCCCGGATTCAGCCGATGTGTTGGTGGTGTATGAAGACGGAAAGCTGGTAACACCCTCCGCCCCCTAAAGGGGCTTTCCTTCGTTAGATTATTACTTTTGTTTAGCCTTTTTAAATGTAAAAGAATGATGTAATCCGCATTCTCTTAACAGTTCCCCCTTTAGGGGCGGAGGGGGTATCACTTTTTCCACAAAGTTTCCATTTTCTGTTCAACCCTCAGTTATTTTACGTTACTTTTGCAAATTGCCTTTGTCGG
It contains:
- a CDS encoding 2-phosphosulfolactate phosphatase, coding for MQKPTLHTCLSPALLSQYDVSNSIVVIIDVFRATSTIASALRNGAKCIIPVDEVAKAIDISKKIGGIAAGERDGQIAEGLQHGNSPLEYTPDFIGGKTLVLTTTNGTKLLHMALDKQADTIITGSFPNLSSVCNYLLRKNKNVLLGCAGWKDRFNIEDTLFAGAVISRIKENFTIHCDSSLMANILYEQNKNDLIGFAPNLTHYHRLVDRFGLIEDIRFCLTPDSADVLVVYEDGKLVTPSAP
- a CDS encoding M90 family metallopeptidase, with amino-acid sequence MIPFLLFIAIIIGTIYFFQPKKKIDLNTISINTDDLEKQVLFFSRLSVEEKTRFIEEVKYFLASVKITGVDTGITETDKLLVASSAVIPVFHFKGWRYYNLQEVLLYSDAIDMNFSSTGQGRDILGMVGTGYLEGKMLLSKPALELGFDNRTDKNNTAIHEFVHLIDKMDGETDGVPKLLMNQQYVIPWLDMIHQEMKKIAANRSDINVYAYTNQTEFFAVVAEYFFERPDLLQQKHPDLYKMLLMMFKQA
- a CDS encoding SRPBCC family protein, which encodes MSTIHLTTFIAAPIERVFDLSRSINLHKISTAGTHEEAVGGTTNGLINEGETVTWRAKHLLKIRLFTSQITKMTSNEFFCDEMIKGDFKNYKHEHHFKAIDNGTIMIDILEFESPYGKIGKLFNQLYLTDYLKTLLINRNNIIKEYAETQKWKAILN
- a CDS encoding transglutaminase-like domain-containing protein, encoding MKFQVFSELEYIVPVPTTFIFNLHAARTSHQTVIEETLTIDPVYQCKEFSSANRESRFTQLCVNDKINFKITYSAIVDLHYNKIDPQQLSPAVSVMDLDLDVIQYLYPSRYCQSDKLERLARKEFDHLENEYEKVLAINEWIYNNVEYIGGSTNSGTSAHDTLTERVGVCRDFAHLAIALCRAISIPARYFTAYAYNLFPPDFHACFEAYIGGQWVFFDPTKLVPANGIIKISNGRDAADASVATIFGETTCTSIIVKCESLDPAYKPYYIHNSDPNEKYM
- the gcvT gene encoding glycine cleavage system aminomethyltransferase GcvT, whose amino-acid sequence is MKNTPFTEKHIALGAKMAEFAGYNMPISYSGINDEHAAVRNNAGVFDVSHMGEFVLKGENALDLIQRVTSNDAAKLTAGKIQYSCLPNDVGGIVDDLLVYCLEENKAYMLVVNASNIEKDWNWITKHNDRNVEMHNISDKTCLLAVQGPNACKILQSLTDKDILNLTYYTFTKGTFAGVENVLISATGYTGAGGVEIYFEDKGDDAAKIWDAIFAAGAADGIKPIGLGARDTLRLEKGFCLYGNDIDDTTSPLEADLGWITKFNKEFTNKAFFEKQKAAGVTKKLVGFELLERGIARHDHMIKDFEGNTIGKVTSGTQSPTLGKPIGLGYVDVKYAAIDSEIYIPIRNTLLKAKVVKVPFV